A single region of the Sorghum bicolor cultivar BTx623 chromosome 9, Sorghum_bicolor_NCBIv3, whole genome shotgun sequence genome encodes:
- the LOC8076969 gene encoding KH domain-containing protein At1g09660/At1g09670, whose protein sequence is MDERIPPPPFFQYSPSGVHSSPHRHNSMTYSSSDRERYLAELLAERQKLAPFMQVLPFCNRFLNQEILRASSLPPNPNFVEPERIDHGSPSPLRLAGHPMNGQPMDLEGWSGMQTEYRGVLQSPSANWNGSPGVVGNPTVKKVVRMDVPVDKYPNEDKLRDKPGYEHLNDPLHVLVEAEFPADIVDARLNQAVAILEDLLKPVDESMDYYKKQQLRELAILNGTLREESPSPYLSPSVSPFNSTGMKRAKTGR, encoded by the exons ATGGATGAGAGGATCCCACCGCCCCCTTTCTTCCAGTACTCACCATCCGGTGTCCATTCCTCCCCTCATCGCCACAATTCCATGACGTATTCTTCCTCAGACAGGGAGAG ATATCTTGCTGAATTACTTGCCGAGAGGCAGAAATTAGCCCCATTCATGCAAGTTCTTCCTTTTTGTAACAGATTTCTGAACCAAG AAATTTTGCGAGCATCTTCTTTGCCACCTAACCCAAATTTTGTTGAACCTGAGAGAATCGATCATGGCAGCCCAAGCCCATTAAGATTAGCTGGTCACCCAATGAATGGTCAACCAATGGATCTAGAGGGATGGTCAGGAATGCAAACAGAG TATCGTGGTGTACTCCAATCGCCATCCGCAAACTGGAATGGGTCTCCTGGAGTTGTTGGGAACCCTACTGTGAAAAAGGTTGTTAGGATGGATGTTCCTGTTGACAAGTATCCCAAC gAAGACAAACTCAGAGACAAGCCTGGCTATGAGCACTTAAATGATCCATTGCATGTTCTTGTGGAAGCTGAGTTCCCAGCAGATATCGTCGATGCCCGACTAAACCAAGCAGTTGCCATATTGGAGGATCTTCTGAAACCAGTG GATGAGTCCATGGACTACTACAAGAAACAACAGCTAAGAGAATTGGCTATACTTAATGGCACTCTAAGAGAGGAGAGCCCAAGCCCCTATCTTAGTCCCAGTGTGTCCCCCTTCAATTCCACAGGGATGAAGCGTGCAAAGACAGGGCGGTGA